A section of the Capra hircus breed San Clemente chromosome 23, ASM170441v1, whole genome shotgun sequence genome encodes:
- the LOC108633410 gene encoding zinc finger protein 501-like isoform X1 — MEVGTEWRMLSREVSTHAWTQEALSETSVPLDPAKKAAYLQPHTMEIQLQDPQHQQDCGDVIRIKKEEPDEKQELTVDMESQEKLSDQINGEAFECGETQDHKGWMERYQRNTSNEKRYKCDECGKRFTLKSSLIRHKRIHPGEKSYSCNVCGKTFIQSSELTDHQRIHSQLKPHQCDECEKGFYYRAHLVQHQRIHSGEKPFQCSECGKAFHYSAGLIRHQRTHTEEKPYQCNYCGKAFHYNSGLIRHQRTHTGEKPYQCNDCGKAFCLSSHLIQHQRVHTGEKPYQCSECGKSFSQSSGLFHHQRSHSGEKPYECDECGKAFSHSSALVGHQRMHSGERPYECDVCGKAFGYSSHLLGHRRIHTGEKPYECHVCGKAFRQSSHLIVHQQIHTEEKPW; from the exons GTTTCAACCCACGCTTGGACACAGGAAGCACTTTCTGAGACATCAGTACCTCTGGATCCAGCTAAGAAAGCAGCATATCTCCAGCCTCACACCATGGAAATCCAGCTTCAGGACCCTCAACACCAACAGGATTGTG GTGATGTgataagaataaagaaagaagaaccTGATGAAAAGCAGGAACTTACTGTAGATATGGAATCCCAAGAAAAGTTATCAGACCAAATCAATGGAGAGGCTTTTGAATGTGGAGAAACCCAAGATCATAAAGGATGGATGGAAAGATATCAGAGAAACACTTCAAATGAGAAGAGATACAAGTGTGATGAATGTGGGAAAAGATTCACTCTAAAGTCAAGTCTCATTAGACATAAAAGAATCcaccctggagagaaatcctatTCATGTAATGTATGTGGCAAAACTTTCATTCAGAGCTCAGAGCTTACTGACCATCAGAGAATACATAGCCAGTTAAAACCACATCAGTGTGATGAGTGTGAGAAAGGCTTTTATTACAGGGCACATCTTGTTCAGCATCAAAGGATCCACTCTGGAGAAAAACCTTTCCAATGTAGTGAGTGTGGGAAAGCTTTTCATTATAGCGCAGGCCTTATTCGACACCAGAGGACCCACACAGAAGAGAAACCATACCAGTGTAATTACTGTGGGAAAGCTTTTCATTACAACTCGGGCCTTATTCGACACCAGAGGAcccacacaggagagaaaccttacCAGTGCAACGACTGTGGGAAAGCTTTCTGTCTGAGCTCACACCTGATacaacatcagagagttcatactggagagaagccataCCAGTGTAGTGAGTGTGGGAAAAGCTTCAGCCAGAGCTCAGGCCTCTTCCATCACCAGAGAAGCCACAGTGGGGAGAAACCATAtgaatgtgatgagtgtggaaaGGCTTTCAGTCATAGTTCAGCTCTTGTTGGACACCAGAGAATGCACAGTGGAGAGAGGCCCTATGAGTGTGATGTGTGTGGGAAAGCTTTCGGCTATAGCTCACATCTTCTGGGACACCGAAGAATCCACACCGGAGAGAAGCCATATGAATGCCATGTGTGTGGAAAAGCTTTCCGGCAGAGCTCACACCTCATTGTACATCAGCAAATCCACACTGAAGAGAAGCCCTGGTAA
- the LOC108633410 gene encoding zinc finger protein 239-like isoform X2, whose translation MEIQLQDPQHQQDCGDVIRIKKEEPDEKQELTVDMESQEKLSDQINGEAFECGETQDHKGWMERYQRNTSNEKRYKCDECGKRFTLKSSLIRHKRIHPGEKSYSCNVCGKTFIQSSELTDHQRIHSQLKPHQCDECEKGFYYRAHLVQHQRIHSGEKPFQCSECGKAFHYSAGLIRHQRTHTEEKPYQCNYCGKAFHYNSGLIRHQRTHTGEKPYQCNDCGKAFCLSSHLIQHQRVHTGEKPYQCSECGKSFSQSSGLFHHQRSHSGEKPYECDECGKAFSHSSALVGHQRMHSGERPYECDVCGKAFGYSSHLLGHRRIHTGEKPYECHVCGKAFRQSSHLIVHQQIHTEEKPW comes from the exons ATGGAAATCCAGCTTCAGGACCCTCAACACCAACAGGATTGTG GTGATGTgataagaataaagaaagaagaaccTGATGAAAAGCAGGAACTTACTGTAGATATGGAATCCCAAGAAAAGTTATCAGACCAAATCAATGGAGAGGCTTTTGAATGTGGAGAAACCCAAGATCATAAAGGATGGATGGAAAGATATCAGAGAAACACTTCAAATGAGAAGAGATACAAGTGTGATGAATGTGGGAAAAGATTCACTCTAAAGTCAAGTCTCATTAGACATAAAAGAATCcaccctggagagaaatcctatTCATGTAATGTATGTGGCAAAACTTTCATTCAGAGCTCAGAGCTTACTGACCATCAGAGAATACATAGCCAGTTAAAACCACATCAGTGTGATGAGTGTGAGAAAGGCTTTTATTACAGGGCACATCTTGTTCAGCATCAAAGGATCCACTCTGGAGAAAAACCTTTCCAATGTAGTGAGTGTGGGAAAGCTTTTCATTATAGCGCAGGCCTTATTCGACACCAGAGGACCCACACAGAAGAGAAACCATACCAGTGTAATTACTGTGGGAAAGCTTTTCATTACAACTCGGGCCTTATTCGACACCAGAGGAcccacacaggagagaaaccttacCAGTGCAACGACTGTGGGAAAGCTTTCTGTCTGAGCTCACACCTGATacaacatcagagagttcatactggagagaagccataCCAGTGTAGTGAGTGTGGGAAAAGCTTCAGCCAGAGCTCAGGCCTCTTCCATCACCAGAGAAGCCACAGTGGGGAGAAACCATAtgaatgtgatgagtgtggaaaGGCTTTCAGTCATAGTTCAGCTCTTGTTGGACACCAGAGAATGCACAGTGGAGAGAGGCCCTATGAGTGTGATGTGTGTGGGAAAGCTTTCGGCTATAGCTCACATCTTCTGGGACACCGAAGAATCCACACCGGAGAGAAGCCATATGAATGCCATGTGTGTGGAAAAGCTTTCCGGCAGAGCTCACACCTCATTGTACATCAGCAAATCCACACTGAAGAGAAGCCCTGGTAA